From the Excalfactoria chinensis isolate bCotChi1 chromosome 1, bCotChi1.hap2, whole genome shotgun sequence genome, one window contains:
- the FBXL3 gene encoding F-box/LRR-repeat protein 3, which translates to MKRGRKTNEANNSSSEETAGKESKRHKSVDDKATVVQSPDWGNLLQDIILQVFQYLPLLDRAHASQVCRSWNQVFHMPDLWRCFEFELNQPATSYLRATHPELIKQIIKRHSNHLQYVSFKVDSSKESAEAACDILSQLVNCSLKTLGLISTARPSFMDLPKSHFISALTVVFVNSKSLSSLKIDDTPVDDPSLKVLVANNSDTLKLLKMSSCPHVSPAGILCVADQCHGLRELALNYHLLSDELLLALSSEKHVRLEHLRIDVVSENPGQTQFHTIQKSSWDAFIKHSPKVNLVMYFFLYEEEFDPFFRYEIPVTHLYFGRSVSKDVLGRVGMTCPRLVELVVCANGLRPLDEELIRIAERCKYLSAVGLGECEVSCSAFVEFVKMCGGRLSQLSIMEEVLIPDQKYSLEQIHWEVSKHLGRVWFPDMMPTW; encoded by the exons ATGAAACGTGGAAGGAAGACTAATGAGGCCAACAACAGTTCATCTGAAGAGACTGCTGGGAAAGAATCCAAGAGGCACAAGAGTGTAGATGACAAAGCCACAGTTGTGCAGAGTCCTGACTGGGGTAACCTGCTCCAAGACATTATCCTGCAGGTATTTCAGTACTTGCCCCTTTTGGACCGTGCTCATGCATCACAGGTCTGCCGAAGCTGGAACCAGGTGTTTCATATGCctgatctctggaggtgttttgAGTTTGAACTGAATCAACCAGCTACATCTTACTTGAGGGCTACGCATCCTGAACTAATCAAGCAAATAATAAAGAGGCATTCCAATCACCTGCAGTATGTAAGCTTTAAG GTGGACAGTAGCAAGGAATCTGCAGAAGCAGCTTGTGATATTTTATCACAACTTGTGAATTGCTCTCTGAAAACTCTTGGACTAATTTCAACAGCCCGTCCAAGCTTCATGGATTTACCGAAG tctcactttatttctgcactgaCAGTGGTGTTCGTAAACTCCAAGTCACTCTCTTCACTTAAGATCGATGATACACCAGTAGATGATCCATCTCTCAAAGTGCTAGTGGCCAACAACAGTGACACACTCAAACTCTTGAAAATGAGCAGTTGTCCTCATGTGTCTCCAGCTG GAATCCTTTGCGTGGCTGATCAGTGTCATGGTTTACGTGAGTTGGCACTCAACTACCATCTGCTGAGTGATGAACTGTTGCTTGCCTTGTCTTCTGAAAAACATGTCAGGTTAGAACACTTGCGCATCGATGTTGTCAGTGAAAATCCTGGACAGACTCAGTTCCACACGATTCAGAAGAGCAGCTGGGACGCTTTCATCAAGCATTCTCCTAAAGTAAACTTAGTCATGTACTTTTTCTTGTATGAAGAAGAGTTTGACCCATTCTTTCGGTATGAAATACCTGTCACCCACCTTTACTTTGGAAGATCGGTAAGCAAAGATGTACTTGGACGCGTTGGGATGACGTGTCCTCGATTGGTTGAATTGGTCGTGTGCGCCAATGGATTACGGCCGCTGGATGAGGAACTGATCCGTATCGCTGAGCGGTGCAAGTATTTGTCAGCTGTTGGCCTAGGAGAGTGTGAAGTCTCTTGCAGTGCCTTTGTTGAGTTTGTGAAGATGTGTGGTGGTCGTCTCTCGCAGCTTTCTATTATGGAGGAAGTTCTGATTCCTGACCAGAAATACAGCTTAGAGCAGATTCACTGGGAAGTTTCAAAGCATCTTGGTAGAGTCTGGTTCCCAGACATGATGCCCACGTGGTAA